In Dehalococcoidia bacterium, the following proteins share a genomic window:
- the rpmA gene encoding 50S ribosomal protein L27 translates to MAHKKTGGASRNGRDSQSKRLGVKEYAGQVVRAGAVLVRQRGTRILPGVNVRLGRDYTLYAVADGRVAFEFVSPTKKRVSVYPLEG, encoded by the coding sequence ATGGCTCATAAGAAGACGGGCGGCGCATCCCGTAACGGACGGGATAGTCAGAGCAAACGCTTGGGGGTGAAAGAATACGCCGGACAGGTGGTGCGGGCGGGCGCTGTCCTCGTGCGCCAGCGGGGGACGCGTATCCTCCCCGGCGTAAATGTGCGCCTGGGCAGGGATTACACTCTCTACGCCGTCGCCGACGGACGGGTCGCCTTTGAGTTCGTCTCCCCCACAAAGAAGCGGGTCAGCGTCTACCCCCTGGAAGGCTAG
- a CDS encoding DUF1385 domain-containing protein: MSQPFAYGGQALIEGVMIRGQRWVALAVRRPDGSLATQVWPLASLFQGRWRRYPLVRGPVVLAETLVVGLRALSYSAQVASGEEECPSAPAMWGAVLLALVIAVGIFLLVPLVGGKALIGAGLPVVLAHLAEGLVRLGLFLGYLWLIGRMRDIQRVFAYHGAEHMAIHAYEHGQPLTPEAVARFPTAHPRCGTAFLLVVGVISILVFVFLGDLPVWQGLLARLGFVPLIASLSYEVIRWGGRHAHRPLVRWVLAPSLALQALTTRPPDREQIDVALTALRLALQTDGVAPQPEGERAILHPASNAQSQHTQGREHGPGV, from the coding sequence ATGTCCCAACCCTTCGCCTACGGTGGGCAGGCCCTCATTGAGGGGGTCATGATTCGGGGCCAGCGGTGGGTGGCCCTGGCGGTGCGCAGGCCCGACGGGAGCCTGGCCACCCAGGTCTGGCCCCTAGCCTCCCTATTTCAGGGCCGCTGGCGTCGTTACCCTTTGGTGCGGGGGCCTGTGGTGCTGGCCGAGACCCTGGTTGTGGGCCTGCGCGCCCTCTCCTATTCCGCCCAGGTGGCAAGCGGGGAGGAGGAGTGCCCTTCAGCCCCGGCAATGTGGGGCGCTGTTCTGCTGGCTCTCGTGATAGCGGTGGGCATTTTCCTCCTGGTGCCCTTGGTGGGGGGGAAGGCCCTTATCGGCGCAGGCCTGCCCGTGGTGCTGGCCCACCTGGCAGAGGGCTTGGTTCGGCTGGGGCTCTTCCTGGGCTACCTGTGGCTCATCGGGCGCATGCGGGACATCCAGAGGGTGTTCGCCTACCACGGGGCGGAACATATGGCCATCCACGCCTACGAGCACGGGCAGCCCCTCACCCCGGAGGCCGTTGCCCGCTTCCCCACTGCTCATCCCCGTTGTGGCACCGCCTTTTTGCTGGTGGTGGGGGTCATCAGCATCCTCGTTTTCGTCTTTCTGGGTGACCTACCCGTGTGGCAAGGATTGCTGGCGCGCCTGGGGTTTGTACCGCTTATTGCCAGCCTCTCCTACGAAGTCATTCGCTGGGGCGGGCGGCATGCCCATCGCCCCCTGGTGCGGTGGGTGCTGGCTCCCAGCCTGGCCCTCCAGGCCCTCACCACCCGCCCTCCGGACAGGGAGCAGATAGATGTGGCCCTCACTGCTCTGCGCCTGGCCCTGCAGACGGATGGGGTGGCTCCCCAGCCCGAAGGGGAGCGTGCTATACTGCACCCAGCCTCCAATGCCCAATCCCAGCACACCCAAGGGAGGGAGCATGGCCCTGGAGTTTGA
- a CDS encoding argininosuccinate synthase, with protein sequence MPKRIVLAYSGGLDTSVAIPWMKEKYQAEVIALTLDLGQGRDLDAIRQKALKTGASKALVVDAREEFIREYVWRALKAGAVYEGVYPLTTALGRPLIAKHLVEVALREGADAVAHGCTGKGNDQVRFDVSVMALAPHLEVIAPVREWGMTRDEEKEYARARGIPIPEQKGRVYSVDENLFGRAIEGEDLEDPWDEPPEDAFAWTKHPSQAPDTPLYVEIEFQQGIPVAINGESLGPVALVEHLNRLAGEHGVGRIDHLENRLVGIKSREVYEAPAAVVLHTAHRALETATLSKEQVRFKDIVAQQYADLVYNGLWFTAHRQDLDAYVDSTQRFVTGTVRLRLFKGTAQVVGRKSPYSLYRHDLATYGRKDAFDHRASVGFIRVYGLPVRTQAEVQGIAKTQAAPVRGKKPPQM encoded by the coding sequence ATGCCCAAGCGCATCGTCCTAGCCTACAGCGGGGGGTTGGACACCTCGGTGGCCATCCCCTGGATGAAGGAGAAGTATCAGGCGGAGGTCATCGCCCTGACCCTGGACCTGGGCCAGGGGCGCGACCTAGACGCCATCCGCCAAAAGGCCTTGAAGACGGGCGCCTCCAAGGCCCTGGTGGTGGATGCCCGTGAGGAGTTTATCCGGGAGTATGTGTGGCGCGCCCTGAAGGCCGGCGCCGTGTACGAGGGCGTCTATCCCCTCACCACCGCTCTGGGACGCCCCCTCATTGCCAAACATCTGGTCGAGGTGGCCCTGCGGGAGGGGGCCGACGCCGTTGCCCACGGGTGCACAGGCAAGGGCAACGACCAGGTGCGCTTTGATGTGAGCGTCATGGCCCTGGCACCCCACCTGGAGGTCATCGCCCCCGTGCGGGAGTGGGGCATGACCCGCGACGAGGAGAAGGAATACGCCCGCGCCCGGGGCATCCCCATCCCCGAGCAGAAGGGGCGGGTCTACAGCGTGGACGAGAACCTCTTCGGCCGTGCCATTGAGGGCGAAGACCTGGAGGACCCCTGGGACGAGCCCCCCGAGGACGCCTTCGCCTGGACGAAGCACCCCTCCCAAGCCCCTGATACTCCCCTCTATGTGGAGATCGAGTTTCAGCAGGGCATCCCCGTCGCCATCAATGGGGAGAGCCTGGGGCCAGTGGCCCTGGTGGAGCACCTCAACCGCCTGGCGGGCGAGCACGGCGTCGGGCGCATTGACCACCTGGAGAACCGTCTGGTGGGCATCAAATCCCGGGAGGTGTATGAGGCTCCCGCAGCGGTCGTCCTGCACACCGCCCACCGCGCCCTGGAGACCGCCACCCTCTCCAAGGAGCAGGTGCGCTTCAAGGACATCGTAGCCCAGCAATATGCCGACCTGGTCTACAACGGCCTGTGGTTCACCGCCCACCGCCAAGACCTGGACGCCTATGTGGACAGCACCCAACGCTTCGTTACGGGCACGGTGCGCCTGCGTCTATTCAAAGGCACTGCCCAGGTAGTGGGGCGCAAATCCCCCTACTCCCTCTACCGCCACGACCTGGCCACCTACGGGCGCAAAGACGCCTTTGACCATCGCGCCTCGGTGGGCTTCATTCGGGTGTACGGCCTGCCCGTGCGTACCCAGGCTGAGGTACAAGGCATCGCCAAGACCCAAGCTGCGCCTGTGAGGGGCAAAAAACCGCCCCAGATGTGA
- a CDS encoding acyl-CoA dehydrogenase family protein — protein sequence MAQVTKEEARRQIVSTVREWVEKEVIPLADKYEHEAIYPHELIPQMQEMGLFGLNVPEEYGGLGLDYTTFAMIFEEISRGWMAVSGIIGSHHILTHILVHYGTEDQKRRFLPALARGDKRGGLALTEPNAGSDVQSIQTTARRDGEEYIINGTKMFITNGLHGTTFALLAKTDPTAQPPYKGMSCFIVEKGPGFSVGRELDKMGYRGVDTVELIFTEYRCPAENLVGGKEGEGFKQVMSGLEGGRINVAARAVGVATAAFERAIRYAQQRKAFGKPIAEHQAVQLMLADMYTKIQAARLLTYEAARKKDAGERADLEAGMAKLLASEVCAEVTLNALRIHGGVGYLRDLPLERYYRDAPLMIIGEGTNEIQRLVIARQLLQRYKV from the coding sequence ATGGCCCAGGTGACCAAAGAGGAGGCCCGCCGCCAAATCGTCAGCACAGTGCGGGAGTGGGTGGAGAAAGAGGTCATCCCCCTCGCCGACAAGTACGAGCACGAGGCCATCTACCCCCACGAACTGATTCCCCAGATGCAGGAGATGGGGCTTTTCGGCTTGAATGTCCCCGAGGAGTATGGCGGGCTGGGGTTGGACTACACCACCTTCGCCATGATCTTTGAGGAGATCTCTCGGGGGTGGATGGCTGTCAGTGGCATCATCGGCTCCCATCATATTCTCACCCACATCCTAGTGCACTACGGCACCGAGGACCAGAAGCGACGGTTCCTCCCCGCCTTGGCGCGGGGCGACAAGAGGGGAGGCCTGGCCCTTACCGAGCCTAACGCCGGAAGCGATGTCCAGTCCATTCAGACCACCGCCCGGCGGGACGGGGAGGAGTACATCATCAACGGCACCAAGATGTTCATCACCAATGGCCTGCACGGCACCACCTTTGCCCTGTTAGCCAAGACTGACCCCACCGCTCAACCGCCTTATAAGGGCATGTCCTGCTTCATCGTGGAGAAGGGGCCAGGCTTCAGCGTGGGCAGGGAACTGGACAAAATGGGCTACCGGGGTGTGGACACGGTGGAGTTGATCTTCACCGAGTACCGCTGCCCCGCCGAGAACCTGGTGGGCGGTAAGGAAGGGGAAGGCTTCAAGCAGGTGATGAGCGGGCTAGAGGGGGGACGGATTAATGTGGCAGCGCGTGCAGTGGGGGTGGCCACCGCCGCCTTTGAACGCGCCATCCGCTATGCCCAACAGCGCAAGGCCTTCGGCAAACCCATCGCCGAGCACCAGGCGGTGCAACTGATGCTGGCTGATATGTATACCAAAATCCAAGCCGCCCGCTTACTCACCTATGAGGCGGCGCGCAAAAAGGACGCCGGGGAACGTGCTGACCTGGAGGCGGGCATGGCCAAACTGCTGGCCAGCGAGGTGTGCGCCGAGGTTACTCTGAACGCGCTGCGCATCCACGGAGGCGTGGGCTACCTGCGCGACCTCCCTTTGGAGCGCTATTATCGGGACGCGCCCCTCATGATCATCGGCGAGGGCACCAACGAAATCCAGCGCCTGGTCATCGCCCGTCAACTTTTGCAGAGGTATAAGGTGTAG
- the argJ gene encoding bifunctional glutamate N-acetyltransferase/amino-acid acetyltransferase ArgJ, whose protein sequence is MALEFEVIANGSVTTPLGFLAGAVYAGIKTYGEDKLDLGLLVSERPASAAGTFTTNTIVSGSVRVCQRHISRGIARAVVVNSGCANCCVGEQGVKDALETTALVGRKLAIPPEEVLICSTGIIGVELPMGLIREAIPKISLSREGGHAFARAILTTDSRPKEVAIGLTLGGKRVHIGGCVKGAGMIHPQMATMLAFLTTDATIDPPLLRTLLKEAVDASFNMVDVDNDQSTNDTVLLLANGAAGAPPLRPHSPEAETFQQALTQVCTTLAKDMVRYAEGATKLIEATVEEASTLQDARLAARAIVSSNLVKTAVYGGDPNWGRVMMAIGKSGAQVDESKVALYINGICVMEGGVPIPYFKEALAASMKAPEVRFRVRLGLGNAQATAWGSDLSEAYVTLNSAYTT, encoded by the coding sequence ATGGCCCTGGAGTTTGAGGTCATCGCCAATGGGAGTGTTACCACGCCTTTGGGCTTCCTGGCGGGCGCTGTGTATGCCGGCATCAAGACCTATGGGGAAGATAAGTTAGACCTGGGCCTTTTGGTGTCGGAGCGCCCCGCCAGCGCCGCCGGCACCTTTACGACCAACACCATCGTCTCCGGCTCGGTGCGGGTGTGTCAGCGCCATATCAGTCGGGGCATCGCCCGGGCGGTGGTGGTCAACAGCGGATGCGCTAACTGCTGTGTAGGCGAGCAGGGGGTCAAGGACGCCTTGGAGACCACCGCCCTGGTGGGACGCAAACTGGCCATCCCCCCAGAGGAGGTGCTGATTTGCTCCACAGGCATTATCGGTGTGGAACTCCCCATGGGGCTGATTCGGGAAGCCATTCCCAAGATTAGCCTCTCCCGCGAGGGGGGCCACGCCTTCGCCCGCGCCATCCTTACCACCGATAGCCGTCCCAAAGAGGTGGCGATAGGGTTGACTCTTGGGGGCAAGCGGGTGCACATCGGCGGGTGTGTCAAAGGGGCGGGGATGATTCACCCCCAGATGGCCACCATGCTGGCTTTCCTGACCACCGACGCCACCATTGACCCCCCGCTCCTGCGCACCCTTCTGAAAGAGGCGGTAGATGCCTCCTTCAACATGGTGGATGTGGACAACGACCAGAGCACCAACGACACGGTGCTCCTTTTGGCCAACGGGGCTGCGGGTGCTCCCCCCCTGCGTCCCCACTCCCCCGAAGCCGAGACCTTCCAACAGGCCCTTACCCAGGTATGCACGACCTTGGCGAAGGACATGGTGCGGTACGCCGAAGGTGCCACCAAACTGATCGAGGCGACGGTAGAGGAGGCCTCAACACTGCAGGACGCCCGCCTGGCAGCCCGCGCCATCGTCTCCTCCAACCTGGTGAAGACAGCTGTCTACGGGGGCGACCCCAACTGGGGGCGGGTGATGATGGCCATCGGCAAGAGCGGTGCCCAGGTGGACGAGAGTAAGGTCGCCCTTTACATCAACGGCATCTGTGTGATGGAGGGGGGTGTGCCCATCCCCTACTTCAAGGAGGCCCTTGCTGCCAGCATGAAGGCCCCTGAGGTGCGTTTTCGGGTGCGCCTGGGGCTAGGGAATGCTCAGGCCACCGCCTGGGGTTCGGACTTAAGCGAAGCCTATGTTACCCTCAACAGCGCCTACACCACATAA
- the argB gene encoding acetylglutamate kinase has product MSSAGALRPVVVKIGGAALATTDTSLDDIATLFQQGIPLVVVHGGGVVISQWMQRSGAMPRFIRGLRVTDPPTLEVVVAVLAGLVNKQIVAALQAKGVQTLGLSGADGLLLQAQQADPELGLVGKVVAVNPAPVLGALQQGYLPVVAPIGIGVRADGGCDGLLLNINGDTAAGALAKALHARLLVFLTDVEGVLDGAKRLLPRLLPQQARALMESGVVAGGMIPKIEACLDALATIPKAVIADGRRPHTLVEVVHGASLGTLIG; this is encoded by the coding sequence GTGAGCAGTGCCGGAGCCCTGCGCCCCGTGGTGGTGAAGATCGGCGGGGCCGCCCTGGCCACCACCGACACCTCCCTAGACGACATCGCCACCTTGTTCCAGCAGGGTATCCCCTTGGTGGTGGTGCACGGCGGGGGCGTGGTCATCTCCCAATGGATGCAGCGCTCCGGCGCTATGCCCCGCTTCATCCGGGGCCTGCGGGTAACTGACCCCCCGACCTTGGAGGTGGTGGTGGCTGTGCTGGCGGGCCTGGTGAACAAACAGATTGTGGCCGCCCTGCAGGCCAAGGGTGTCCAAACCCTGGGCCTCAGTGGGGCAGACGGGCTTCTTCTGCAGGCCCAACAGGCGGATCCTGAACTGGGCCTGGTGGGGAAAGTTGTGGCGGTGAATCCCGCACCGGTGCTGGGTGCCCTCCAGCAAGGGTACCTGCCTGTGGTGGCCCCCATCGGGATCGGTGTGAGGGCCGACGGTGGGTGCGATGGCCTTCTCCTGAACATCAACGGCGATACGGCGGCGGGAGCCTTGGCCAAAGCCCTTCACGCCCGCCTGCTGGTGTTCCTAACGGATGTGGAGGGCGTTTTGGACGGGGCCAAACGCCTTCTGCCGCGTCTGCTACCTCAACAGGCGCGTGCCCTTATGGAGAGCGGTGTGGTGGCCGGGGGGATGATTCCCAAGATAGAAGCGTGCCTGGACGCCCTGGCCACAATCCCCAAGGCCGTCATCGCCGACGGCCGACGGCCCCATACCCTTGTGGAGGTGGTGCACGGAGCATCCTTAGGCACCCTGATCGGCTAA
- the rpmE gene encoding 50S ribosomal protein L31: MKAKIHPPWYPQARVICICGNTFTTGSTKPELRIEVCHKCHPFFTGEQRIVDTEGRVERLKRKFKLQ; the protein is encoded by the coding sequence ATGAAGGCGAAAATCCACCCCCCGTGGTATCCCCAGGCGCGTGTCATCTGCATCTGCGGTAACACTTTTACCACTGGCTCCACCAAGCCCGAACTGCGCATTGAGGTGTGCCACAAGTGCCACCCCTTCTTCACCGGGGAGCAGCGAATTGTGGACACCGAGGGCCGGGTGGAGCGCCTGAAGCGCAAGTTCAAACTGCAGTAG
- the rplU gene encoding 50S ribosomal protein L21, which translates to MALYAIIQAGGKQYRVRPGDIIDVERLEAEPGTEVDLDLVLLVEQDGQVLIGQPSLNGARVRAVVRDIFRGPKLIVFKYKPKKRYRRKSGHRQWYTRLLIKDILVGQTPPSQPSSQA; encoded by the coding sequence GTGGCTCTCTACGCGATCATCCAGGCCGGGGGCAAGCAGTACCGGGTCAGGCCCGGTGACATCATTGATGTGGAGCGCCTGGAGGCCGAGCCGGGCACCGAGGTGGACTTGGACCTCGTGCTCCTGGTGGAGCAGGACGGACAGGTGCTAATCGGCCAACCCTCCCTCAACGGCGCACGGGTGCGGGCGGTGGTGCGGGACATCTTCCGCGGCCCCAAACTCATCGTCTTTAAATACAAGCCCAAGAAGCGCTATCGCCGCAAAAGCGGGCATCGCCAGTGGTATACGCGGCTCCTCATCAAGGACATCCTGGTGGGGCAGACGCCCCCATCCCAGCCATCATCCCAGGCCTAG
- a CDS encoding arsinothricin resistance N-acetyltransferase ArsN1 — MATQQQIIPSQHFVSITVRPAFEGDVPAITEIYNQGIEDRIATLEGEPHPVEERLAWFRDHGPTEPILVAEVDGMVVGWASLSRYKPRRCYDGVKELSIYVRREWRGKGVGSLLLDALLKRAAQVGVHKVVLYAFPSNTRALRLYRKMGFRTVGIYKHHGMLDGQWRDIIAMELDVAGDQE, encoded by the coding sequence ATGGCCACACAGCAACAGATTATTCCTTCCCAGCATTTCGTCTCTATCACAGTGCGCCCCGCTTTTGAGGGGGATGTGCCCGCCATTACCGAGATTTACAACCAAGGGATAGAGGACCGCATCGCCACTTTAGAGGGGGAACCCCATCCTGTGGAGGAGCGTTTGGCCTGGTTCCGCGATCATGGGCCGACGGAACCCATCTTGGTGGCTGAGGTGGACGGTATGGTGGTGGGTTGGGCCTCCTTGTCGCGTTACAAACCCCGCCGGTGCTACGACGGCGTGAAAGAACTGTCCATTTATGTGCGGCGTGAGTGGCGTGGGAAGGGGGTGGGGAGCCTTCTCCTGGACGCCCTTCTGAAGCGGGCAGCCCAAGTGGGTGTGCACAAGGTCGTCCTCTACGCTTTCCCCTCTAACACCCGCGCCCTCCGCCTGTATCGCAAGATGGGCTTTCGCACCGTCGGCATCTATAAGCACCACGGCATGCTCGACGGCCAGTGGCGGGATATCATCGCCATGGAACTGGACGTGGCGGGGGACCAGGAGTGA
- a CDS encoding aspartate aminotransferase family protein — translation MTDWIALEKQYYMFCARRQPVVIVRGLGTRVWDVNGKEYLDFTAGWAVNNLGHCHPAVVKAVQEQAATLFQTSNQFYTLPQLQLARLLVEASGLSKVFFCNSGAEAIEGSIKLARKYGKVKKNGAYEIITAQNAFHGRTLTAVTATGNPHYSDPFTPLTPGFVQVPFNNLEALKRATTDRTVGVLLEPVQGEGGVIPADPTYLKGVRDWCDRNDLVLIFDEVQTGMGRLGTVFGFQYYGVQPDILALAKGLGNGVPIGAFLCTERCNLFQPGDHGSTFGGNPLACAAGYATLKTLLEERIYENAARMGQRLKNALEQVKARHEGVIKEVRGVGLLVAVEFHNPIAPQVVGACNEEGILLNPVRPTAIRFMPPLILTASEVDEGVARFERGLVRALQQVKG, via the coding sequence ATGACCGACTGGATCGCTCTGGAGAAGCAATACTACATGTTTTGCGCTCGCCGCCAGCCGGTGGTCATCGTGCGCGGGCTGGGGACGCGGGTGTGGGATGTGAACGGCAAAGAGTACCTGGACTTCACGGCGGGCTGGGCCGTCAACAACCTGGGCCATTGCCACCCCGCTGTGGTGAAGGCGGTGCAGGAGCAGGCCGCCACCCTCTTCCAGACCTCCAACCAGTTCTACACCCTCCCCCAACTGCAGTTGGCGCGCCTGCTGGTGGAGGCCAGCGGCCTGAGCAAGGTGTTCTTCTGTAACAGCGGGGCCGAGGCCATAGAAGGCTCCATCAAACTGGCCCGCAAGTACGGAAAGGTCAAAAAGAACGGCGCCTACGAAATCATTACCGCCCAGAACGCCTTCCACGGGCGCACCCTCACCGCCGTTACCGCCACCGGCAACCCCCACTACAGCGACCCCTTCACCCCTCTGACGCCCGGCTTTGTGCAGGTGCCCTTCAACAACCTGGAGGCCCTCAAGCGCGCCACCACCGACCGCACAGTGGGGGTGCTCCTGGAGCCGGTGCAGGGGGAGGGGGGCGTCATCCCCGCCGACCCCACCTACCTCAAAGGGGTGCGGGATTGGTGCGACCGCAACGACCTGGTGCTCATCTTTGACGAGGTGCAGACGGGCATGGGACGCCTCGGCACCGTGTTCGGCTTCCAGTATTACGGCGTCCAGCCCGACATTCTCGCCCTGGCCAAAGGTTTGGGGAATGGTGTGCCCATCGGGGCGTTCCTGTGCACCGAGCGGTGCAACCTGTTTCAGCCCGGCGACCACGGCTCCACCTTCGGGGGCAACCCCTTGGCCTGCGCCGCCGGCTACGCCACCCTCAAGACCCTCCTGGAGGAGCGCATCTACGAGAATGCTGCACGCATGGGCCAGCGCCTGAAGAACGCCTTAGAGCAGGTCAAGGCGCGTCACGAGGGGGTCATCAAAGAGGTGCGTGGGGTGGGCCTGCTGGTGGCGGTGGAGTTTCACAATCCCATCGCACCGCAGGTGGTGGGTGCCTGCAACGAGGAGGGCATCCTGCTCAACCCCGTGCGCCCCACCGCCATCCGTTTCATGCCCCCCCTCATCCTGACCGCCTCGGAGGTGGACGAGGGGGTGGCCCGCTTTGAGCGGGGCCTGGTGCGGGCATTACAACAGGTAAAGGGGTAA